In Stenotrophomonas sp. ASS1, the following proteins share a genomic window:
- a CDS encoding polysaccharide lyase 6 family protein — protein sequence MRIRPLARHPLNYPSLFCLTTGLAMCLTTSAASAASWLVHDVAEFTTAASALQPGDEIVLADGTWTDARLLLKGQGTAAAPIVLRAQTAGKVVLSGRSDLRLAGSYLQVSNLVFRNGYAPGDAVVAFRESSKAVASNSRVTGLVIDDYTNPDASDQDYWVSLYGSNNRLDHSQLRGKTNAGPTVVVVRDATQGLDNQHRIDHNWFGPRPALGVNGGETIRVGTSDSSLSDSNSTVENNWFEGCDGETEIISNKSGGNTYRGNVFYRSAGALTLRHGNGNRVIDNVFLGDDKAGTGGVRIINADQTVSNNYFERLAGSSNRSALAVMDAQASPPLSGYAPVVNATINRNTFVDVAKISFGVGHDEAKGIVVAASSSRFTGNLIVNRNSSNPPTAASSLAGIDFSGNLQSPAASTVFPGGVEGRGVSLQQAASGLWVATPALPAVGADPALAMTAREATGVAWYPKVGEVALSRTRNGVDR from the coding sequence ATGCGCATTCGTCCGCTTGCTCGACATCCGCTCAACTATCCATCACTGTTTTGCCTGACCACTGGTCTGGCCATGTGCCTGACCACTTCAGCGGCAAGTGCAGCCAGCTGGCTCGTCCACGATGTCGCTGAGTTCACTACCGCCGCCTCGGCGCTGCAGCCCGGCGATGAGATCGTGTTGGCTGACGGCACCTGGACCGACGCGCGGTTGCTGCTGAAAGGCCAGGGCACGGCAGCCGCGCCGATCGTGTTGCGCGCGCAGACCGCCGGCAAGGTCGTCCTCAGCGGACGTTCGGACCTGCGCCTGGCCGGGAGCTACCTGCAGGTGTCCAACCTGGTGTTCCGCAACGGCTATGCGCCGGGTGATGCGGTGGTGGCGTTCCGCGAGTCGAGCAAGGCCGTCGCCAGCAACAGCCGCGTCACCGGCCTGGTGATCGATGACTACACCAACCCGGATGCCAGCGACCAGGACTACTGGGTATCGCTGTATGGCAGCAACAACCGGTTGGACCACAGCCAGCTGCGCGGCAAGACCAACGCCGGGCCGACCGTGGTGGTGGTGCGCGATGCCACCCAGGGCCTGGACAACCAGCACCGTATCGACCACAACTGGTTCGGGCCGCGCCCGGCGCTGGGCGTCAACGGCGGCGAAACGATCCGCGTCGGCACCAGCGACAGCTCACTGAGCGATTCCAACAGCACGGTGGAGAACAACTGGTTCGAAGGCTGCGACGGCGAGACCGAGATCATCAGCAACAAGTCCGGCGGCAACACCTACCGCGGCAACGTGTTCTACCGTTCGGCCGGCGCATTGACCCTGCGCCATGGCAACGGCAACCGGGTGATCGACAACGTCTTCCTCGGCGATGACAAGGCCGGCACCGGCGGCGTACGCATCATCAACGCCGACCAGACCGTCAGCAACAACTACTTCGAGCGGCTGGCCGGGTCCAGCAACCGTTCGGCGTTGGCGGTGATGGATGCGCAGGCCAGTCCTCCGCTGTCCGGCTATGCGCCTGTGGTGAATGCCACGATCAATCGCAACACCTTCGTGGACGTGGCGAAGATCAGCTTCGGCGTCGGCCACGATGAAGCCAAGGGCATCGTGGTCGCCGCCAGCAGCAGCCGCTTCACCGGCAACCTGATCGTCAACCGCAACAGCAGCAACCCACCAACTGCCGCCAGTTCGCTGGCCGGCATCGACTTCAGCGGCAACCTGCAGTCGCCGGCAGCCAGCACCGTGTTCCCGGGTGGCGTAGAAGGCCGTGGCGTCAGCCTGCAGCAGGCTGCCAGCGGATTGTGGGTGGCCACGCCTGCCCTGCCCGCCGTGGGCGCCGATCCTGCCCTGGCGATGACCGCGCGCGAGGCGACCGGCGTCGCCTGGTATCCCAAGGTGGGCGAAGTTGCCCTGTCACGCACCCGCAATGGAGTTGATCGATGA
- a CDS encoding GDSL-type esterase/lipase family protein, with translation MQRWTLLLSLTICSAAAVPGALAAPVWVTAWTASPAPDRKDGTAEAPVQFAAQTVRQDMRIGSRGDALRLRISNELGTAPLRVEDLRAGVKNGTSAPLPVTVDGRAVIEVPVGAALLSDPVPMPVAALQEISVTAYFPQPTHPAVRRTEVRVADGRQTSVADSVRLSYQQNVFSAVMVQRADRPQVIVALGDSITEGATARRGTFNQWPERLAQRLQQACPNRFVVLNQGISGNKLLDHGRSHSALSRLDRDVIAVADADQVILFEGINDIRHGGGTQPLPGRSAADMLLGYQQVAARLHAHGIRAWLGTLTPFGGSERYEPVSAATRTSINQWARGGKTGFDGIIDFDAALRDPKAVESLPNDITRDHLHPNDEGYRRMADAVDLRMLGCTPTE, from the coding sequence ATGCAGCGCTGGACGCTCCTGCTTTCATTGACGATCTGTTCCGCCGCGGCCGTGCCTGGCGCGTTGGCCGCACCGGTCTGGGTCACCGCCTGGACCGCCTCGCCGGCACCTGACCGCAAGGATGGCACCGCCGAGGCCCCCGTACAGTTCGCCGCGCAGACCGTGCGCCAGGACATGCGCATCGGCAGCCGTGGCGATGCGTTGCGGCTGCGCATCAGCAACGAACTCGGTACGGCGCCGTTACGGGTCGAGGACCTGCGCGCAGGAGTGAAAAACGGCACGTCCGCCCCTCTGCCGGTAACGGTGGATGGCCGCGCGGTCATCGAGGTGCCGGTGGGTGCCGCGCTGCTGAGCGACCCGGTACCGATGCCGGTGGCGGCGCTGCAGGAGATCAGCGTAACGGCCTACTTCCCGCAGCCTACTCATCCCGCCGTGCGCCGCACCGAAGTGCGGGTAGCGGACGGCAGGCAGACATCGGTTGCCGACAGCGTGCGGCTGAGCTACCAGCAGAACGTGTTCTCGGCCGTGATGGTGCAGCGCGCTGATCGTCCCCAGGTGATCGTGGCACTCGGCGATTCCATCACGGAAGGTGCCACTGCCCGTCGCGGCACCTTCAACCAGTGGCCGGAGCGATTGGCGCAGCGCCTGCAGCAGGCCTGCCCGAACCGGTTCGTGGTGCTCAACCAGGGCATCAGCGGCAACAAGCTGCTCGACCATGGCCGCAGCCACAGCGCCCTGTCACGATTGGATCGCGATGTGATCGCGGTGGCCGATGCCGATCAGGTCATCCTGTTCGAGGGCATCAATGACATCCGCCACGGTGGTGGCACGCAGCCGCTGCCTGGACGCAGTGCGGCGGACATGCTGCTGGGCTATCAGCAGGTTGCAGCGCGACTGCATGCGCACGGCATCCGCGCCTGGCTGGGTACGTTGACCCCATTCGGTGGTTCCGAGCGCTACGAGCCCGTGTCCGCAGCGACCCGCACCTCGATCAACCAGTGGGCACGCGGTGGGAAGACCGGGTTCGATGGCATCATCGATTTCGATGCCGCGCTGCGTGACCCGAAGGCCGTGGAATCGTTGCCCAACGACATCACCCGCGACCACCTGCATCCCAATGACGAAGGCTACCGGCGCATGGCCGATGCCGTCGATCTGCGCATGCTGGGCTGCACCCCCACCGAGTGA
- a CDS encoding oligoalginate lyase, with translation MRLQPLFVSLALAAPFALLPTASLLAAPAATARQADTAPVLVTAAQWQRMASEGGRYPWFAKEQARTEKSLKKMMKAGIDVPVPKDKGGGRTHEQHKRNYQALMAAGTLYRLTGDKVYVDYARDMLLQYARLYPTLGPHPEGRGQIPGRVFWQVLNDSVWLVNAIQGYDAIRDALSAEDRDTIESKVFRPMAEFLVSEPKNYDQIHNHATWAVAATGMTGYVLRDPELVEKSLRGSQKNDQFGFLRQIDLLFSPDGYYEEGPYYQRYALAPFLLFANAIERNEPQRRIFARRDGVLLKAVDVLVQSSYDGLFFPINDAILDKGIDTEELVAGIGIAYARTGDDRLLSVAQQQKRLLLSPEGLQVAQALAANKARPFDYRPMLLRDGPDGDRGGLAILRMNGERGQALVQKDTMQGMGHGHFDKLNWLFYDNGNPVVTDYGAARFLNVEAKRGGIYLAENRSWAKQTVAHNTLVVDEQSHFTGDWKRGEEHAPQVRFFQADADTQVASATMRDAYPGVVFTRTQALLRHPGLGLPVVLDLLQVHGDKAARYDLPLHFNGHIVTTGFEAEHFPTQRPVLGKDNGYQHLWLDARSTPGSEPRSLAWLLDGRFYTYRFGSSAPAQALLVESGANDPEFNLRREPALLQRVEGQKDVTFFSVLEPHGEYNGTAEYVHGADSRIKDIVRSRGSDAEVIELRLASGARIALGVADDSSAKGEHSVTVDGHAYRWNGSHARMDRSKGDGK, from the coding sequence ATGAGGTTGCAGCCGCTGTTCGTTTCCCTGGCCCTGGCCGCCCCCTTCGCCCTGCTGCCGACCGCGTCGCTGCTCGCAGCGCCCGCTGCCACTGCGCGGCAGGCCGACACCGCGCCGGTGCTGGTGACCGCAGCGCAGTGGCAGCGGATGGCCAGCGAAGGCGGCCGCTACCCGTGGTTCGCCAAGGAACAGGCGCGCACGGAAAAATCGCTGAAGAAGATGATGAAGGCCGGCATCGACGTGCCGGTACCGAAGGACAAGGGCGGCGGCCGCACCCATGAACAGCACAAGCGCAACTACCAGGCCCTGATGGCGGCCGGCACCCTGTACCGGCTGACCGGCGACAAGGTCTATGTCGACTACGCGCGCGACATGCTGCTGCAGTACGCCAGGCTCTACCCCACCCTGGGCCCGCACCCCGAAGGCCGCGGACAGATTCCAGGCCGCGTGTTCTGGCAGGTGCTCAACGATTCGGTGTGGCTGGTCAATGCCATCCAGGGCTACGACGCGATCCGCGACGCGCTGTCCGCCGAGGACCGCGACACCATCGAATCGAAGGTGTTCCGGCCGATGGCTGAGTTCCTCGTCAGCGAGCCGAAGAACTACGACCAGATCCACAACCACGCCACCTGGGCGGTGGCCGCCACTGGCATGACCGGCTACGTGCTGCGCGACCCTGAGCTGGTGGAGAAATCGTTGCGCGGCAGCCAGAAGAACGATCAGTTCGGCTTCCTTCGCCAGATCGACCTGCTGTTCTCGCCCGATGGCTATTACGAGGAAGGCCCGTACTACCAGCGCTACGCACTGGCACCGTTCCTGCTGTTCGCCAACGCCATCGAACGCAACGAGCCGCAGCGCAGGATCTTCGCGCGCCGCGACGGCGTGCTGCTGAAGGCCGTGGATGTGCTGGTGCAGTCCAGCTATGACGGCCTGTTCTTCCCGATCAACGATGCCATCCTGGACAAGGGCATCGATACCGAGGAACTGGTGGCCGGTATCGGCATCGCCTATGCGCGCACCGGTGACGACCGCCTGTTGTCGGTGGCCCAGCAGCAGAAACGCCTGCTGTTGTCCCCCGAGGGACTACAGGTGGCGCAAGCACTGGCCGCCAACAAGGCCAGGCCCTTCGATTACCGTCCGATGCTGCTGCGCGATGGCCCGGACGGCGACCGCGGTGGCCTGGCGATCCTGCGCATGAACGGCGAACGCGGCCAGGCGCTGGTGCAGAAGGACACGATGCAGGGCATGGGCCATGGCCACTTCGACAAACTCAACTGGCTGTTCTACGACAACGGCAATCCGGTGGTGACTGACTACGGCGCTGCCCGCTTCCTCAACGTGGAAGCCAAGCGGGGTGGCATCTACCTGGCCGAGAACCGCAGCTGGGCCAAACAGACTGTGGCCCACAACACCCTGGTGGTGGACGAACAGAGCCACTTCACGGGCGACTGGAAGCGCGGCGAGGAGCATGCCCCGCAGGTGCGCTTCTTCCAGGCCGATGCCGATACCCAGGTTGCCTCGGCGACCATGCGCGACGCCTACCCCGGCGTAGTTTTCACCCGCACCCAGGCGCTGCTGCGCCACCCCGGGCTGGGCCTGCCGGTGGTGCTGGACCTGCTGCAGGTGCACGGCGACAAGGCCGCGCGCTACGACCTGCCGCTGCACTTCAACGGCCACATCGTCACCACCGGCTTCGAGGCAGAACACTTCCCCACCCAGCGCCCGGTGCTGGGCAAGGACAACGGCTACCAGCACCTGTGGCTGGATGCACGCAGCACGCCCGGCAGCGAACCGCGTTCGCTGGCGTGGCTGCTGGATGGGCGCTTCTACACCTACCGATTCGGCAGCAGTGCGCCGGCACAGGCGCTGCTGGTGGAAAGTGGTGCCAACGATCCGGAGTTCAACCTGCGCCGTGAACCGGCCCTGCTGCAGCGCGTGGAAGGCCAGAAGGACGTGACCTTCTTCAGCGTGCTGGAGCCGCATGGCGAGTACAACGGCACCGCCGAGTACGTGCACGGCGCGGACAGCCGCATCAAGGACATCGTGCGCAGCCGGGGCAGCGATGCAGAGGTGATCGAACTGCGCCTGGCCAGCGGTGCACGCATCGCCCTCGGCGTGGCCGACGACAGCAGCGCCAAGGGCGAGCACAGCGTGACCGTGGACGGCCATGCCTACCGCTGGAACGGCAGCCATGCACGCATGGACCGCAGCAAGGGTGACGGAAAATGA
- a CDS encoding glucose 1-dehydrogenase, which yields MSFQDKVAIVTGGGRDIGRAVSIKLAAAGARVCINYAHDEASAQETLAQIQAAGGQAIVHRADVTDAAAVAGLVAAVQAAFGERIDLLVNVAGGMVQRRPLADIDPAFFHAVMDLNLTSTYLTTHAVVPHMRDGAAIVNFASQAGRDGGGPGASIYATAKAAVMTFTRAMAKELGPKGIRVNALCCGMIATRFHDEFTKPEVRTAVAGATPLRRQGAPDEAADAAVFLASDAAAFITGANLDVNGGTYFS from the coding sequence ATGTCGTTCCAGGACAAGGTGGCCATTGTCACCGGTGGTGGCCGCGATATCGGCCGCGCCGTTTCGATCAAACTGGCTGCCGCCGGTGCACGCGTCTGCATCAACTACGCCCATGATGAAGCCAGTGCCCAGGAAACGCTGGCACAGATCCAGGCGGCCGGTGGCCAGGCCATCGTGCATCGCGCCGACGTCACCGATGCCGCCGCCGTGGCCGGCCTGGTCGCTGCGGTACAGGCCGCGTTCGGCGAGCGTATCGACCTGCTGGTGAACGTGGCCGGTGGCATGGTGCAGCGTCGGCCGCTGGCCGACATCGACCCGGCGTTCTTCCACGCCGTGATGGACCTGAATCTGACCTCAACCTACCTGACCACGCACGCGGTGGTGCCGCACATGCGTGACGGCGCGGCCATCGTCAACTTCGCCTCGCAGGCAGGTCGTGATGGCGGCGGCCCGGGCGCATCGATCTACGCCACCGCCAAGGCGGCAGTGATGACCTTCACCCGTGCCATGGCCAAGGAGCTGGGGCCGAAGGGCATCCGCGTGAATGCACTGTGCTGCGGCATGATCGCCACCCGTTTCCATGACGAGTTCACCAAGCCGGAAGTACGCACGGCCGTTGCTGGCGCTACCCCGCTGCGCCGCCAAGGGGCACCGGACGAAGCCGCCGACGCTGCCGTATTCCTGGCCTCGGATGCGGCGGCGTTCATCACCGGTGCGAATCTGGACGTCAACGGCGGCACCTACTTCTCCTGA
- a CDS encoding sugar kinase — protein MSRVVCFGELLLRLGAPGRELLLQTPQLQVHVGGAEANVAVSLACLGHDVQMVSTVPGNALGRHAVAELRRHGVGVAGVREVEADRMGLYFLATGALQRASEVVYDRAGSAFANTALADHDWPTLLRDAQWLHLSGVSPALGANVAESVLSAARAARRSGVRVSFDGNYRPSLWQRWGGNAAAILRELFAEADIVFADHRDIELVLGLRFAEDSPIARTEAAAAAAFAALPHLQWLACTQRDVVSADHHILGALLLGRDGTRAQAPSRPLPGIVDRIGGGDAFAAGILHGLASGFDAESTVRFGLAAGALKHSIPGDFSPVREAEVWALLESEQFDVRR, from the coding sequence ATGAGCCGCGTCGTTTGTTTCGGTGAACTGCTGCTGCGCCTTGGCGCACCCGGCCGGGAACTGCTGCTGCAGACGCCGCAGCTGCAGGTCCACGTAGGGGGCGCCGAGGCCAATGTGGCGGTCTCACTGGCCTGTCTCGGCCACGATGTACAGATGGTCAGTACGGTACCCGGCAACGCGCTGGGCCGGCATGCCGTGGCCGAGCTGCGGCGGCATGGTGTGGGCGTGGCAGGTGTGCGTGAAGTGGAGGCTGACCGCATGGGCCTGTATTTCCTGGCCACCGGCGCGCTGCAGCGCGCCAGTGAAGTGGTGTATGACAGGGCGGGTTCGGCATTCGCCAACACTGCCCTTGCCGACCATGATTGGCCAACGCTGTTGCGTGATGCGCAGTGGCTGCACCTTTCCGGCGTCAGTCCCGCGCTGGGCGCCAATGTGGCCGAATCCGTCTTGAGCGCTGCACGGGCCGCACGCAGGTCAGGCGTGCGAGTGTCCTTCGACGGCAACTACCGACCTTCGCTCTGGCAGCGTTGGGGCGGCAACGCCGCCGCCATCCTGCGGGAGCTGTTCGCAGAGGCGGATATCGTCTTTGCCGACCATCGCGATATCGAACTGGTGCTGGGACTGCGCTTCGCCGAGGACAGCCCCATCGCGCGGACCGAGGCGGCTGCAGCGGCCGCGTTCGCGGCCCTCCCGCACCTGCAGTGGCTGGCCTGCACCCAGCGCGACGTGGTGAGTGCAGACCATCACATCCTGGGCGCGCTGCTGTTGGGACGCGACGGTACCCGTGCGCAGGCCCCCTCGCGGCCATTGCCCGGTATCGTTGATCGCATCGGCGGCGGCGATGCATTCGCGGCAGGCATCCTGCACGGGCTGGCGTCCGGATTCGATGCAGAGAGCACCGTGCGCTTCGGTCTGGCGGCAGGTGCGCTGAAGCACTCCATTCCCGGAGACTTCAGTCCCGTGCGCGAGGCTGAGGTCTGGGCGCTGCTGGAGAGCGAGCAGTTTGACGTCCGGCGCTGA
- a CDS encoding TonB-dependent receptor translates to MRRPAGAVHSISLSPTPLIVALLAVLAGLSTAQAQSSKDAAGQDPTTLDQVKVTGIRESMQSSINKKRDDTVIADVLSADDIGDLPAPSLADAIETLTGAASTRDKTGASEISIRGLGAFLSSTNFNGREITNGSGDRSVNFNMFPAELINTVAIYKTQRADIIEGGVAGTIGLETVRPLEYGKRAAQLDLRGSWAEYDKKYRDDDGIGYRGTASYIDQFEFGNGQKLGISLGFQRLDGTDPEESITSGSTWYACDGTQNVGNASCNEVSAQAIANGAPYYLVPSSRIYRLKQERNDRQSEFAALQWRPNDVVEVNLDFEHTERNWYENRSDLSLSNARRGITRREVDEDGIVRHLHGSTSIDSTSNRYWRGEEYTGGGLNLILRPTPAWELSTDLSYSHTNRLDSERMTRLRANQRDVNNAIVPGISSGATGYVDYDWDWHGEVPSVALAPNFDPNNWDAYTGAARVTSSATENDHRIKAGRFDASFMPESGFFTRIKGGVRASQADYRLRDNTLVTDYDQRVAADKAKIIAANQACRAPFPQDDFMDAASGNTISSWAYFDPNCLYQSFRGSLDSGLDPGFQDPNNVDITEKTRALYLMGEFSSSLFGLPVTGNLGLRWVKTDVRSEGVRTGLRIEDNGDGTIRLQPTGEYSTQVFKAGNDKLLPSLNAAFELRPDVLLRVGAYRAMSRPDIAALGAGRTINVSSDATYGNLADALDDISASGNPAAQPLMSWNGDLSLEWYPNPDTMLAGAVYWKQFNGGTATALVPETYTIDGQSVTVPVRQQVTTDEDSTLTGFELTATHRLSYLPKPFDGLGFKVSYNYADADYRTQDSRLGEQLASDGTIIPAIVPPAGLSGFSRHVLSGSIYWDVGRFNIQAIGKFRSHYYQDFTGNTAQQNRYYDDNTSVDLRLRYRVNKRLSLSLELMNLTNEPRVAYQPLYGNFREVVTYGRRAYFGVRYKF, encoded by the coding sequence ATGCGGCGACCCGCCGGAGCAGTGCACAGCATCTCGTTGTCCCCCACGCCCCTGATCGTGGCGTTGCTCGCCGTGCTGGCGGGCCTGTCCACGGCCCAGGCGCAATCCAGCAAGGACGCGGCAGGGCAGGATCCCACCACGCTGGACCAGGTAAAGGTCACCGGCATCCGCGAATCGATGCAGAGTTCGATCAACAAGAAGCGCGATGACACGGTCATTGCCGACGTGCTCTCGGCCGATGACATCGGCGACCTGCCGGCGCCCTCGCTGGCCGATGCGATCGAGACCCTGACCGGCGCCGCGTCGACCCGCGACAAGACCGGCGCCTCGGAAATCTCCATCCGTGGCCTGGGTGCCTTCCTCAGCAGCACCAACTTCAATGGCCGCGAGATCACCAACGGCAGCGGCGACCGCTCGGTGAACTTCAACATGTTCCCCGCCGAGCTGATCAATACGGTGGCCATCTACAAGACCCAGCGCGCTGACATCATCGAAGGCGGCGTGGCTGGCACCATCGGCCTGGAAACAGTGCGCCCACTGGAGTACGGCAAGCGTGCGGCGCAGCTGGACCTGCGCGGCAGCTGGGCCGAGTATGACAAGAAGTACCGCGACGACGACGGCATCGGCTATCGCGGCACCGCCAGCTACATCGATCAGTTCGAGTTCGGCAACGGGCAGAAGCTGGGCATCTCGCTGGGCTTCCAGCGCCTGGACGGCACCGACCCGGAAGAGAGCATCACCAGCGGTTCCACCTGGTATGCCTGCGATGGCACGCAGAACGTGGGCAATGCCAGCTGCAATGAAGTGTCCGCGCAGGCCATCGCCAACGGCGCGCCGTACTACCTGGTGCCAAGCAGCCGCATCTACCGGCTCAAGCAGGAGCGCAACGACCGGCAGAGCGAGTTCGCCGCATTGCAGTGGCGGCCCAATGACGTGGTTGAAGTGAACCTCGACTTCGAACACACCGAGCGCAACTGGTACGAGAACCGCAGCGACCTGAGCCTGTCCAACGCCCGCCGTGGCATCACCCGGCGCGAGGTGGACGAGGACGGCATCGTGCGCCACCTGCATGGCAGCACCTCGATTGATTCCACCTCAAACCGCTACTGGCGTGGCGAGGAGTACACCGGGGGTGGCCTGAACCTGATCCTGCGACCGACCCCGGCCTGGGAACTGTCCACCGATCTTTCGTACTCGCACACCAATCGCCTCGACAGCGAGCGCATGACCCGCCTGCGTGCCAACCAGCGCGACGTCAACAATGCCATCGTGCCGGGCATCAGCAGTGGTGCCACCGGTTACGTGGACTATGACTGGGACTGGCACGGCGAAGTGCCCAGTGTTGCCCTGGCGCCGAACTTCGACCCCAACAACTGGGACGCCTATACGGGGGCGGCGCGGGTGACCTCCAGCGCCACCGAGAATGACCACAGGATCAAGGCCGGCCGCTTCGATGCCAGCTTCATGCCGGAGTCCGGTTTCTTCACCCGCATCAAGGGCGGCGTGCGCGCCAGCCAGGCCGACTACCGCCTGCGCGACAACACCCTGGTAACCGACTACGACCAGCGCGTGGCGGCCGACAAAGCGAAGATCATCGCCGCCAACCAGGCCTGCCGTGCACCCTTCCCGCAGGATGACTTCATGGATGCCGCCAGCGGCAACACGATCTCCTCGTGGGCGTACTTCGATCCGAACTGCCTGTACCAGTCGTTCCGCGGCAGCCTCGACAGCGGGCTGGATCCGGGTTTCCAGGATCCGAACAATGTCGATATCACCGAGAAGACACGCGCGCTCTATCTGATGGGTGAGTTCAGCAGCAGCCTGTTCGGCTTGCCGGTGACCGGCAACCTCGGCCTGCGCTGGGTCAAGACCGATGTTCGCTCCGAAGGCGTGCGTACCGGGTTGCGTATCGAGGACAATGGTGACGGCACGATCCGCCTGCAACCCACCGGCGAGTACAGCACGCAGGTGTTCAAGGCGGGCAACGACAAGTTGCTGCCCAGCCTCAACGCGGCCTTCGAACTGCGCCCGGACGTGTTGCTGCGGGTCGGTGCATACCGCGCGATGTCGCGGCCGGACATCGCCGCGCTGGGTGCCGGGCGCACCATCAACGTGAGCAGTGATGCCACCTACGGCAACCTGGCCGACGCGCTGGATGACATCAGCGCCAGCGGCAACCCCGCCGCGCAGCCGCTGATGTCCTGGAACGGCGACCTGTCACTGGAGTGGTACCCGAACCCGGACACGATGCTGGCCGGCGCGGTGTACTGGAAGCAGTTCAACGGCGGCACCGCCACTGCGCTGGTGCCGGAGACCTACACCATCGACGGCCAGAGCGTGACCGTGCCGGTACGCCAGCAGGTAACCACCGACGAGGACAGCACGCTGACCGGCTTCGAGCTGACCGCCACCCATCGACTGTCGTACCTGCCCAAGCCGTTCGACGGGCTGGGCTTCAAGGTCAGTTACAACTACGCCGATGCCGACTACCGGACCCAGGACTCGCGACTGGGCGAGCAGCTGGCCAGTGACGGTACGATCATTCCGGCGATCGTGCCGCCGGCGGGCCTCAGCGGCTTCTCGCGGCACGTCCTGTCCGGCTCGATCTACTGGGACGTCGGGCGCTTCAACATCCAGGCCATCGGCAAGTTCCGCTCGCACTACTACCAGGACTTCACCGGCAACACCGCACAGCAGAACCGCTACTACGATGACAACACCAGCGTGGACCTGCGCCTGCGCTACCGGGTGAACAAGCGGTTGTCGCTGTCGCTGGAGTTGATGAACCTGACCAACGAGCCGCGCGTGGCCTACCAGCCGCTTTATGGGAACTTCCGCGAAGTGGTGACCTACGGGCGACGTGCGTATTTCGG
- a CDS encoding MFS transporter: protein MNGPAVVANLRKVPVRSAVRWLIVGLIAVATVINYIDRNALAVMWPEIAREVGATKDDYALLVTVFMLFYAAGQFLFGRLFDMIGTRLGFALSISVWSISIALHSITHSMLSFSLVRAMLGISEAGAWPGAVKANAEWFPARERALAQGVFNAGASIGAIVSAPAIAGLYLWLGWRGTFVLVGAIGFLWLLPWLFVYRAGPDKHPWVSDAERRLIQQDQAGQQTEAAPKASVRELLAHRQSWGMLACRFLLDPIWWLFVSWLPIYLAETFGFDIKQIGLFAWVPFVGAMLGSLSGGWLSGRMIRAGHSVDRARKLAITLGCVIMAPALLGAVLANQPLLAVLAIAAVLFGFQVAIGNIQTLPGDLFDGRSVGTLAGLGGLAAVAGTLITTWLVPVLTRHSYAPIFILVAALVPLSLAALWWWTGPIQKLDRRGG from the coding sequence ATGAACGGCCCTGCCGTGGTGGCCAACCTGCGCAAGGTGCCGGTGCGTTCAGCAGTGCGCTGGTTGATCGTGGGCCTGATCGCCGTCGCTACGGTCATCAACTACATCGACCGCAATGCACTGGCGGTGATGTGGCCGGAAATCGCCAGGGAAGTAGGCGCGACCAAGGACGACTATGCCCTGCTGGTAACGGTGTTCATGCTGTTCTACGCCGCCGGCCAGTTCCTGTTCGGCCGCCTGTTCGACATGATCGGCACGCGCCTGGGGTTCGCCCTGTCGATCAGCGTGTGGTCGATCTCGATCGCGCTGCACTCGATCACCCATTCGATGCTCTCCTTCAGCCTGGTAAGGGCGATGCTCGGCATCAGCGAAGCGGGTGCGTGGCCCGGCGCGGTCAAGGCCAATGCCGAGTGGTTCCCTGCGCGCGAACGCGCGTTGGCGCAGGGCGTGTTCAACGCGGGTGCGTCGATCGGCGCGATCGTCTCCGCACCCGCCATCGCCGGCCTCTATCTGTGGCTGGGCTGGCGCGGCACCTTCGTGCTGGTCGGTGCGATCGGCTTCCTGTGGCTGCTGCCGTGGCTGTTTGTCTACCGCGCCGGGCCGGACAAGCATCCGTGGGTGAGCGATGCCGAGCGCCGGCTGATCCAGCAAGACCAGGCCGGGCAACAGACAGAGGCGGCGCCCAAAGCCAGCGTGCGCGAGCTGCTGGCCCATCGCCAGAGCTGGGGCATGCTCGCCTGCCGCTTCCTGCTGGATCCTATCTGGTGGCTGTTCGTGTCCTGGCTGCCGATCTATCTCGCTGAAACCTTCGGCTTCGACATCAAGCAGATCGGCCTGTTCGCGTGGGTACCCTTCGTCGGCGCGATGCTGGGCAGCCTCAGTGGCGGCTGGCTGTCGGGTCGCATGATCCGCGCCGGACACAGCGTGGACCGCGCCCGCAAGCTGGCCATCACCCTGGGGTGCGTGATCATGGCGCCTGCCCTGCTGGGTGCTGTGCTGGCCAATCAGCCGCTGCTGGCGGTGCTGGCGATCGCTGCGGTGCTGTTCGGCTTCCAGGTAGCCATCGGCAACATCCAGACCCTGCCCGGCGACCTGTTCGACGGCCGTTCGGTGGGCACGCTGGCAGGCCTGGGTGGCCTGGCGGCGGTCGCCGGCACCTTGATCACCACCTGGCTGGTGCCGGTGCTGACCCGCCACTCCTACGCCCCGATCTTCATCCTCGTTGCCGCGCTGGTGCCGCTGTCGCTGGCTGCGCTGTGGTGGTGGACCGGACCTATCCAGAAGCTCGACCGTCGCGGCGGCTGA